A genome region from Arachis duranensis cultivar V14167 chromosome 6, aradu.V14167.gnm2.J7QH, whole genome shotgun sequence includes the following:
- the LOC127739783 gene encoding uncharacterized protein LOC127739783 isoform X1 yields MSQSQKQGRTVGRGEVWILKHKRPDGSYLHKEAQRIGEKIIEIEQLDESIRILSENDSLAQALGKEHPGRVRGIGHGPTLSQLFRPSSQPSVDRAQVEEAQRMLCELQTKVTTEKLKRKAMEDELAAEKTKRQAMEDGLAAEKTKRQAIESVLSYLVQQQGGELPPDIPARMNSLDEHGGN; encoded by the exons ATGTCACAGTCACAAAAACAAGGGAGGACAGTTGGTAGGGGAGAAGTATGGATCCTAAAGCACAAACGACCTGATGGCAGCTATTTACACAAAGAAGCTCAGAGGATTGGT GAAAAAATAATAGAGATTGAGCAGCTGGATGAATCTATAAGAATATTGTCAGAAAATGATTCCCTTGCTCAAGCTCTCGGTAAGGAGCACCCGGGTAGAGTGCGTGGCATAGGACACGGGCCGACACTAAGTCAACTCTTCCGTCCGAGTTCGCAGCCGTCGGTGGATAGAGCTCAAGTAGAAGAGGCCCAAAGGATGCTGTGTGAACTACAGACAAAGGTGACgactgaaaaattaaaaaggaaagcAATGGAGGATGAATTGGCAGCAGAGAAAACAAAGAGGCAAGCAATGGAGGATGGATTGGCAGCAGAGAAAACGAAGAGGCAGGCAATCGAAAGTGTGCTGAGTTATCTGGTCCAACAGCAAGGTGGGGAGCTGCCACCAGACATCCCTGCACGGATGAATTCTCTGGATGAACATGGCGGGAATTAG
- the LOC127739783 gene encoding uncharacterized protein LOC127739783 isoform X2, producing MSSCCGKSSAVEFSSTPSTFNFSSTHSSCSFRMPRKAKYTKEVDSFEEHIDGMLAASDAEKRKGRKTTEFWNVELIDSNGIVKQAKMSVKEAMERSLNGSKVILRFNDELQAVGDGAGMLSGILGALGSDYSKFPICEKSWAKVQGKDTVYNDCIKGDVLLSGR from the exons ATGTCGTCTTGCTGTGGAAAGTCGTCGGCAGTCGAGTTCTCTTCTACACCATCGACATTCAATTTCTCTTCCACACATTCATCGTGCTCGTTTAG GATGCCAAGAAAAGCTAAGTACACGAAAGAGGTAGATTCTTTTGAAGAACACATTGACGGAATGCTTGCTGCTTCTGATGCTGAAAAGCGCAAAGGACGAAAGACTACTGAGTTTTGGAATGTTGAACTCATTG ATTCTAATGGAATAGTCAAGCAAGCTAAAATGAGTGTGAAGGAGGCTATGGAGCGGTCTCTCAATGGAAGCAAGGTCATACTGAGGTTCAACGACGAGTTGCAAGCAGTTGGTGATGGAGCTGGGATGTTGAGTGGCATTTTAGGAGCGCTGGGTTCTGATTACAGTAAGTTTCCTATCTGTGAGAAGAGTTGGGCAAAGGTGCAGGGCAAAGACACCGTTTATAATGATTGCATAAAAG GAGATGTTCTACTTTCAGGAAGATAG